The Leadbettera azotonutricia ZAS-9 genome has a window encoding:
- a CDS encoding DUF4867 family protein, with product MHVKPVSDKSFKPYGYVVEGYDFSKLLKTLEETTEKPNEGTIYVPSDPKLEALPIFAELQDRAFGGIPVQIGYCNGFNTKLNCLEYHRGSEICVAADDIIMLLAKLQDVEGGKIDTSRVEAFLLPKGTGILYYETSMHYAPAKAKAPFRSIIVLPRQTNTDLPNFTAKNAEDKLLRARNKWLIAHADAPEAKSGAVVGVTGKNIDVERDLK from the coding sequence ATGCACGTAAAACCAGTATCAGACAAATCTTTTAAGCCCTATGGGTATGTAGTGGAGGGATATGATTTCTCCAAACTGCTCAAGACTCTGGAAGAAACCACGGAAAAACCGAATGAAGGGACCATCTATGTTCCCAGTGATCCAAAACTGGAAGCCCTCCCCATCTTTGCCGAATTGCAGGATCGGGCTTTCGGCGGAATTCCTGTCCAGATTGGCTATTGCAACGGGTTCAACACCAAGCTGAACTGTCTGGAATACCACAGGGGCAGTGAAATATGCGTTGCAGCTGATGACATTATCATGCTCCTTGCAAAACTGCAGGACGTAGAGGGCGGCAAAATAGATACGTCCAGGGTGGAAGCCTTTTTACTGCCCAAGGGAACCGGCATTCTGTACTATGAAACCTCCATGCACTACGCCCCTGCCAAGGCCAAGGCGCCTTTCAGGAGCATCATTGTTCTGCCCAGACAGACAAACACCGACCTTCCCAATTTCACAGCCAAAAATGCCGAGGACAAGCTGCTCCGGGCCCGCAATAAATGGCTAATTGCCCACGCCGATGCCCCAGAGGCAAAGAGCGGCGCGGTGGTGGGAGTCACGGGCAAGAATATTGATGTGGAAAGGGATCTGAAGTAA
- a CDS encoding citrate/2-methylcitrate synthase: protein MSSVRDYVQEISKNDYIDIDLFEKFNVKRGLRNADGTGVLVGLTRIGDVHGYIIDEGEKVPIDGKLFYRGIDVEDIVANAAKEGRFGFEEAVYLLMFGQLPTRKQLEDFTALIGNSRALPKNFAEDSIMKAPSRDVMNKLARSVLTLYSYDEDPENQSPENVLRQCLELIARFPTIVAYSYMAKKHYYDHESLIIHLPEAACSTAEAMLSLIRPDQKFTRLEAEILDLALVLHAEHGGGNNSTFAVHLVSSADTDTFSAITAGIQSLKGFKHGGANIKVMGMMEDIKKNVKNWESEGEVGAYLATILRGEAFDGSGLIYGQGHAVYTKSDPRAKLLRDKAAILAEEKGLLKEFNLYRLIERLTPEVFKKIKSSTKGICTNVDFYSGFVYKMLGIPAELNTSLFAISRVAGWCAHRMEEIISGGRIIRPAYKCVQQRLPYAPLNVRK from the coding sequence ATGAGCAGTGTTAGGGACTATGTTCAGGAAATCTCAAAAAATGACTATATAGATATCGATCTGTTCGAAAAATTCAACGTCAAGCGCGGTCTCCGCAATGCCGACGGCACTGGTGTGCTCGTTGGCCTTACCCGCATTGGCGATGTTCATGGCTATATCATTGATGAAGGGGAAAAAGTACCCATAGACGGCAAGCTTTTCTACCGGGGCATAGACGTTGAAGATATCGTAGCAAATGCCGCCAAAGAAGGCCGCTTCGGTTTTGAGGAGGCCGTCTACCTCCTGATGTTCGGCCAGCTCCCCACCAGGAAACAGCTCGAAGATTTCACCGCCCTCATCGGCAACAGCCGGGCTCTGCCCAAAAATTTTGCCGAAGATTCCATCATGAAGGCCCCTTCCCGGGATGTGATGAACAAGCTTGCCCGTTCGGTGCTGACCCTCTACTCCTACGACGAAGACCCCGAGAACCAGTCGCCCGAAAACGTCCTCCGCCAGTGTCTCGAACTCATCGCTCGGTTCCCCACGATAGTGGCCTATTCCTACATGGCAAAGAAGCATTACTACGATCACGAGAGCCTCATCATCCACCTCCCCGAAGCGGCCTGTTCAACTGCCGAAGCCATGCTTTCCCTCATCAGGCCCGACCAAAAGTTCACCCGCCTTGAAGCAGAGATCCTCGATTTGGCCCTGGTGCTCCACGCCGAACATGGGGGAGGCAACAATTCAACCTTTGCGGTTCATCTGGTTTCTTCCGCAGACACCGATACTTTTTCCGCCATCACCGCCGGTATTCAGTCCCTCAAGGGCTTTAAGCACGGCGGCGCCAATATCAAGGTCATGGGCATGATGGAGGATATCAAGAAGAACGTCAAAAACTGGGAAAGCGAAGGCGAGGTGGGCGCTTACCTTGCGACCATACTGAGGGGCGAAGCCTTCGACGGCTCGGGCCTCATCTACGGCCAGGGCCATGCTGTCTACACCAAGTCCGACCCCCGAGCCAAACTGCTCCGGGACAAGGCTGCCATCCTTGCCGAAGAAAAAGGCCTGCTAAAGGAGTTCAACCTCTACCGCCTCATTGAGCGCCTTACCCCGGAAGTTTTCAAAAAAATAAAAAGTTCCACCAAGGGCATCTGTACCAACGTGGATTTCTATTCCGGCTTTGTCTATAAAATGCTGGGCATACCTGCAGAACTGAACACATCCCTCTTCGCCATAAGCCGCGTTGCAGGCTGGTGCGCCCATCGTATGGAAGAAATAATCTCCGGCGGCAGGATTATCCGCCCCGCCTACAAGTGCGTCCAGCAGCGTCTGCCCTATGCGCCGCTCAACGTCAGGAAGTGA
- a CDS encoding type II toxin-antitoxin system HipA family toxin: MNKCLFCYGPLEEGQYHSKCSKKIFGTAEPPLLPYGEDSIRELAREIIQRSVSVPGVQAKLSLHLSNEKGQMPRFTLVGLWGHYILKPPVDAYPHIAEIEDCTMHLAEIFRMPTVPHSLILMENGKGKPAYITRRIDRGIKEKRSLHMEDFCQLSGKLTEDKYRGSLEGCIKIIKRYSSNTMLDTIAFFEIALFSFLTGNGDMHLKNFSLLYNEDGTISLAPAYDLLSTRLLIPEKLDSEEFALTMNGKKKKFTCNDFLKFGAGSGLSPRQIENCFKKFSASLGKALGFIRASFLPEKIQDRYCGLIESRAERLGL; encoded by the coding sequence ATGAATAAGTGCCTCTTTTGCTACGGGCCTTTGGAAGAGGGACAGTACCATTCAAAATGTTCAAAAAAAATTTTCGGTACTGCAGAGCCGCCCCTCCTCCCCTACGGCGAAGATTCCATACGGGAATTGGCCAGGGAAATAATTCAGCGCAGTGTTTCAGTTCCCGGGGTGCAGGCAAAGCTTTCGCTTCATCTATCAAATGAAAAAGGGCAGATGCCGAGGTTCACCCTGGTGGGCCTTTGGGGCCATTACATCCTGAAACCGCCGGTTGACGCGTATCCCCATATAGCCGAGATCGAAGACTGCACCATGCATTTGGCGGAAATTTTCCGCATGCCCACGGTTCCCCATTCGCTCATACTTATGGAAAACGGAAAGGGGAAACCCGCATACATCACAAGGAGGATCGACCGCGGCATCAAGGAAAAACGATCCCTTCACATGGAAGATTTTTGCCAGCTTTCGGGAAAACTGACAGAAGATAAATACCGGGGTTCCCTTGAAGGCTGTATCAAAATAATAAAGCGCTATTCATCCAATACCATGCTGGATACAATCGCGTTTTTTGAAATTGCCCTCTTCTCGTTTCTCACCGGTAACGGGGATATGCACCTCAAAAATTTTTCTCTTCTTTACAATGAGGATGGGACTATAAGTCTGGCTCCGGCCTACGATCTCCTTTCCACAAGGCTCCTCATTCCGGAAAAACTGGACAGCGAAGAATTCGCCCTGACCATGAACGGCAAGAAGAAAAAATTCACCTGCAACGATTTTCTAAAATTCGGCGCAGGCAGCGGACTTTCCCCACGGCAGATCGAAAACTGTTTCAAAAAGTTCAGCGCCTCTCTGGGAAAAGCCCTTGGCTTTATCCGCGCTTCGTTTCTCCCCGAAAAAATCCAGGATCGCTATTGCGGTCTTATAGAAAGCCGTGCCGAAAGGCTGGGGCTGTAA